One stretch of Campylobacter sp. CCS1377 DNA includes these proteins:
- a CDS encoding YigZ family protein, with translation MQSVDKIYKTQIEIKKSTFLSFLCPFKEFKILITNLKQEHPKAVHFVYAYRALNDLNQIIEDKSDDGEPKGTSGMPTLNVLRGYDLVNVAIVTVRYFGGIKLGTGGLVRAYSDAANAAISCANLITFEFKSEQKICVDFANLGKIEHFLNKNSFEFYKEFKEDKIILNISLNEEEKKKLQDFCKNFSPLNLQFLN, from the coding sequence ATGCAAAGTGTTGATAAAATTTACAAAACACAAATCGAAATTAAAAAATCTACTTTTTTATCCTTCCTTTGTCCTTTTAAAGAATTTAAAATTTTAATCACAAATCTCAAACAAGAACACCCAAAAGCCGTGCATTTTGTCTATGCTTACCGCGCTTTGAATGACTTAAATCAAATCATAGAAGATAAAAGTGATGATGGAGAGCCAAAAGGCACTTCAGGAATGCCGACTTTAAATGTTTTAAGAGGATATGATTTAGTTAATGTGGCTATAGTCACAGTGCGATATTTTGGTGGGATAAAACTTGGCACAGGCGGACTTGTAAGAGCTTATAGCGACGCAGCAAATGCTGCTATAAGCTGTGCCAATTTAATTACTTTTGAATTTAAAAGTGAGCAAAAAATTTGTGTGGATTTTGCAAATTTAGGAAAAATAGAACATTTTTTAAACAAAAATTCTTTTGAATTTTATAAGGAATTTAAAGAAGATAAAATCATTTTAAATATCAGCCTAAACGAAGAAGAAAAGAAAAAACTGCAAGATTTTTGTAAAAATTTTTCGCCTCTAAATTTGCAATTTTTAAACTAA
- a CDS encoding ABC-F family ATP-binding cassette domain-containing protein, with protein sequence MVEVKNLTMRFANQLLFENVNLKLVRGQRYGLIGANGAGKSTFLKILSGELESSSGEVVFDEGLKIAVLGQDQFAFENYTIKDAVMCANKRLYDALKEKEKLYMSEEFTDEINERLGELEMITAEEDPNYDCETRCEKILSSLKIKDFNALMSTLQSADKFKVLLAQVLFLGADVLFLDEPTNNLDLEAISWLENELLRHEGTLVVISHDRHFLNKICTRILDVDFKQIRDFAGNYDDWYMASTLLAKQAELKRDKTLKEREELENFIRRFSANASKAKQATSRAKALEKLELEEIKISSRRDPSIVFRTNREIGNEVLELKGISKAYDKELFSNLELKIEKNDKIALIGANGVGKSSLAKIIASAIAPDSGVLHLGATIELGYFPQDTSNLICENLKLYEWLMSEKFKDLDEIRKCLGRMLFSGSDQEKMAASLSGGEKHRLMLSKLMLERPNFLLLDEPDNHLDLESIIALGEALYNFKGVVLCISHDRELVSAFANRIWHLENGKLTDFRGTYQEFLGENDG encoded by the coding sequence ATGGTTGAAGTTAAAAACCTTACTATGCGTTTTGCAAATCAGCTTTTATTTGAAAATGTAAATTTAAAGCTTGTTCGTGGTCAAAGATACGGACTAATTGGCGCTAATGGTGCGGGAAAATCTACTTTTTTAAAAATTCTTTCAGGTGAGTTAGAGTCAAGTAGTGGAGAAGTTGTATTTGATGAGGGTTTAAAAATTGCAGTTTTGGGCCAAGATCAATTCGCTTTTGAAAACTACACCATTAAAGATGCGGTAATGTGTGCGAACAAGCGATTATACGATGCTTTGAAAGAAAAAGAAAAGCTTTATATGAGCGAAGAATTTACTGATGAAATCAACGAGCGCTTAGGCGAACTTGAAATGATAACGGCTGAAGAAGATCCAAATTACGACTGTGAAACGCGTTGCGAGAAAATTTTAAGCTCTTTAAAAATCAAAGATTTTAATGCTTTAATGAGTACCTTACAAAGTGCGGATAAATTTAAAGTTTTACTCGCACAAGTTTTGTTTTTAGGTGCTGATGTGCTTTTTTTAGATGAGCCTACAAATAACCTTGATTTAGAAGCGATTTCTTGGCTTGAAAACGAGCTTTTAAGACATGAGGGAACTTTGGTTGTCATTTCTCACGATAGGCATTTTTTAAACAAAATTTGCACAAGAATTTTAGATGTGGATTTTAAACAAATTCGTGATTTTGCTGGAAATTACGATGATTGGTATATGGCTTCGACACTTTTGGCAAAACAAGCCGAGCTTAAACGCGATAAAACCTTAAAAGAAAGAGAAGAATTAGAAAATTTCATCCGCCGTTTTAGCGCTAATGCTTCTAAGGCAAAGCAAGCTACAAGCCGCGCAAAAGCTTTGGAAAAATTAGAGCTTGAAGAGATTAAAATTTCAAGCCGTAGAGATCCGAGTATTGTTTTTAGGACAAATCGCGAGATAGGCAATGAAGTTCTAGAACTTAAAGGCATTAGTAAAGCTTATGATAAAGAATTGTTTTCAAATTTGGAATTAAAAATCGAAAAAAACGACAAAATCGCCCTAATCGGCGCTAATGGTGTGGGTAAATCAAGCTTAGCTAAGATTATAGCAAGTGCTATTGCTCCAGATAGCGGAGTGTTACATTTAGGAGCAACCATAGAGCTTGGATATTTTCCTCAAGATACGAGTAATTTAATATGTGAAAATTTGAAACTTTATGAATGGCTTATGAGTGAAAAATTCAAAGACTTAGACGAAATACGAAAGTGTTTAGGTAGAATGCTTTTTAGTGGTAGTGATCAAGAAAAAATGGCAGCGAGTTTAAGCGGGGGAGAAAAACATCGTTTGATGTTGTCTAAACTTATGCTGGAACGCCCAAATTTTCTGCTTTTAGATGAGCCTGATAATCATCTAGATCTTGAAAGCATTATCGCACTTGGCGAGGCTTTGTATAATTTTAAAGGTGTAGTACTTTGCATCAGCCATGATAGAGAGCTAGTTTCTGCCTTTGCTAATCGTATTTGGCATTTAGAAAATGGAAAACTCACGGATTTTCGTGGGACTTATCAAGAATTTTTAGGAGAAAATGATGGCTAA
- a CDS encoding toxin-antitoxin system YwqK family antitoxin, with translation MKKFLSACSLIAILLSGCGSDFPGQPSDVVRVQQNKYSTTGNLKEEIPYNKESRIHGVKRTFYDNGQLKTEENYKNGKKDGVSREYSKNGQLIAEANFKDNHYYGDLIVYYDNGNIRFKGKKINDDDFEGNYKEYSINGTLIAEYNFDNKGKMDGVQKEYNEDGSLETEENYKNGIKNGIFRYYKNGEIIKEEEFKNGILVSKPKS, from the coding sequence ATGAAAAAATTTTTAAGTGCTTGTAGTTTAATTGCGATTTTATTAAGTGGTTGCGGAAGTGATTTTCCTGGACAACCAAGCGATGTGGTTAGAGTTCAACAAAACAAATATTCAACAACTGGAAATTTGAAGGAAGAAATTCCTTACAATAAAGAGTCAAGGATACATGGAGTAAAAAGAACTTTTTACGATAATGGTCAGCTAAAAACTGAAGAGAATTATAAAAATGGAAAAAAAGATGGTGTGAGTAGAGAATATTCTAAAAATGGGCAACTTATCGCAGAAGCTAATTTTAAAGACAACCATTATTATGGTGATCTGATAGTATATTACGACAATGGAAATATAAGATTTAAGGGGAAAAAGATTAATGATGATGATTTTGAAGGTAACTATAAAGAATATTCCATAAATGGCACTTTAATTGCTGAATATAATTTTGATAATAAGGGTAAAATGGATGGAGTGCAAAAAGAATACAATGAAGATGGTTCATTAGAGACTGAAGAAAATTATAAAAATGGAATTAAAAATGGAATTTTTAGATACTATAAAAATGGTGAAATTATTAAAGAAGAAGAGTTTAAAAATGGTATTTTGGTTTCAAAACCTAAAAGTTAA
- a CDS encoding superinfection immunity protein, with the protein MEGVSGGSIFVTMLLFVLYMLPAIIGLSRKHSNWLIISLLNLFFGWTLIVWIVCLIWSFTGSFKQTIIVKEKDEK; encoded by the coding sequence ATGGAAGGTGTAAGTGGCGGTTCTATTTTTGTAACAATGCTACTATTTGTATTGTATATGTTACCCGCTATCATAGGCTTAAGTAGAAAACATTCTAATTGGTTGATAATTTCTTTATTGAATTTATTTTTTGGCTGGACTCTTATTGTGTGGATTGTATGCTTAATATGGTCTTTTACTGGAAGTTTCAAACAAACTATTATTGTTAAAGAAAAAGATGAAAAATAA
- a CDS encoding transcriptional regulator produces the protein MAKKSKRDMAYELDIDVSTLYNWRKYKPNLYRIVMLGFKFDELLENSRQNYEELLKIKQNIQDEINKFK, from the coding sequence ATGGCAAAAAAGAGCAAACGCGATATGGCATATGAATTAGATATTGATGTTAGCACTTTGTATAATTGGAGAAAATACAAACCTAATTTATACCGCATCGTTATGCTTGGCTTTAAATTTGACGAACTTTTAGAAAATAGTAGGCAAAATTATGAAGAACTGCTTAAAATAAAACAAAATATACAAGACGAAATTAATAAATTCAAATAA
- a CDS encoding YceI family protein, producing the protein MKKILLSSLVAVSLLSSGLLAKEYTLDKTHTDVGFKIKHLQISNVKGNFKDYDAVIDYDPATSEFKKLEATIKVASVDTDNKTRDNHLQQNDFFKAKQYPDMTFVMKKYEKTSNDEGKMSGTLTIAGVSKDIVLDTEIGGVAKGPNGKEKVGFSLSGEIKRSDFKFSPSTPTLTLGDEIKLTIEVEANEK; encoded by the coding sequence ATGAAAAAAATTCTTTTAAGTTCGCTTGTAGCGGTTTCTTTGCTTAGTTCTGGATTATTGGCTAAAGAATACACTTTAGACAAAACCCACACTGATGTTGGCTTTAAAATTAAACATTTGCAAATTAGCAATGTAAAAGGAAATTTTAAAGATTATGATGCTGTGATTGATTATGATCCTGCGACAAGTGAATTTAAAAAACTTGAAGCAACTATTAAAGTAGCATCTGTTGATACGGATAATAAAACAAGGGATAATCACCTCCAGCAAAATGATTTTTTCAAAGCAAAGCAATATCCTGATATGACTTTTGTGATGAAAAAATATGAAAAAACAAGCAATGATGAAGGTAAAATGAGCGGAACTTTAACCATAGCTGGTGTTTCAAAAGATATAGTTTTAGATACTGAAATCGGTGGCGTAGCTAAAGGTCCAAATGGCAAAGAAAAGGTAGGATTTTCTTTAAGTGGAGAAATCAAAAGATCAGATTTTAAATTCTCTCCAAGTACTCCAACTTTAACTTTAGGCGATGAAATCAAGCTTACTATCGAAGTTGAAGCTAATGAAAAATGA
- a CDS encoding HIT family protein produces MFYENDLIYMEKEESQVPWIKIFTKEIYKEFSDCPSNLQKELFDKILLCEKAMIEFYKPEKINIASFANYVPRVHFHIMARFRDDAFFPECMWGKQQREVKDLKLPSFDDFVSFLKMKID; encoded by the coding sequence ATGTTTTACGAAAATGATTTAATTTATATGGAAAAAGAAGAGTCGCAAGTGCCTTGGATTAAGATTTTTACTAAAGAAATTTATAAAGAATTTAGTGATTGTCCTAGTAATTTGCAAAAAGAGCTTTTTGATAAAATTTTACTTTGCGAAAAGGCTATGATAGAGTTTTATAAACCTGAAAAAATTAATATAGCTTCTTTTGCAAACTATGTTCCAAGAGTGCATTTTCATATTATGGCACGTTTTAGAGATGATGCGTTTTTTCCTGAGTGTATGTGGGGAAAGCAACAAAGAGAAGTTAAGGATTTAAAATTGCCAAGTTTTGATGATTTTGTTTCTTTTTTGAAAATGAAAATTGATTAA
- a CDS encoding putative metalloprotease CJM1_0395 family protein, with the protein MQINANSNFYDYSKNSSKEIKNSNSLTQNSSISNTDEKENKENKQTQNVNGVELDAKQLQQLRELQSIDRNVKAHEAAHQAAGGGLAGAASFTYTRGPDNQMYAVAGEVPIKMQKGRTPEETIANARQIIAAAMAPADPSPQDYKVAANAVKMEFEARAEAMKIKAEEAQKDKEKTEETKDKENSKDSTNSKNNTENNEQEFKSFIAKTYQQNSQS; encoded by the coding sequence ATGCAAATTAATGCTAATAGTAATTTTTATGATTATTCTAAAAACTCTTCTAAAGAAATAAAAAATTCAAATTCCCTAACCCAAAATTCTTCAATTTCTAATACCGATGAAAAAGAAAATAAAGAAAACAAACAAACCCAAAATGTAAATGGAGTTGAGCTTGATGCAAAGCAACTACAACAACTTCGCGAACTTCAAAGCATTGATAGAAATGTAAAAGCCCACGAAGCAGCACACCAAGCTGCAGGTGGAGGCTTAGCAGGTGCTGCAAGTTTTACATACACCAGAGGTCCTGATAATCAAATGTATGCTGTAGCGGGCGAAGTGCCTATAAAAATGCAAAAAGGAAGGACACCCGAAGAAACCATAGCCAACGCACGTCAAATCATAGCCGCCGCAATGGCACCAGCCGATCCTAGTCCACAAGATTATAAAGTCGCTGCAAATGCTGTTAAAATGGAATTTGAAGCAAGAGCTGAAGCTATGAAAATAAAGGCTGAGGAAGCACAAAAAGATAAGGAAAAAACAGAAGAAACAAAAGACAAAGAAAACTCCAAAGACTCTACAAATTCCAAAAATAACACAGAAAATAATGAACAAGAATTTAAAAGTTTCATAGCCAAAACCTATCAGCAAAATTCGCAAAGCTAG
- a CDS encoding GNAT family N-acetyltransferase: MKEKIDFKLENERLILRYFNENDIKALYFLLKDEKVNTFLPWFALKNITEAKRFYKQKIKNQKYFFAICLKSDNYPIGYINIDTNDGYELGYALCEKFWNQGIATQASQMLLKFLKNENIPYITATHDENNPSSGKIMQKIGMKYCYSYQEQWKPKNILVVFKLYRLNLT, encoded by the coding sequence TTGAAAGAAAAAATAGATTTTAAACTAGAAAATGAAAGATTGATACTTAGATATTTTAATGAAAATGATATAAAAGCTTTGTATTTTTTGCTAAAAGATGAAAAAGTAAATACCTTTTTACCATGGTTTGCCTTAAAAAATATAACTGAAGCAAAAAGATTTTACAAACAAAAAATAAAAAATCAAAAATATTTTTTTGCCATTTGCTTAAAAAGCGATAATTATCCTATAGGTTATATCAATATAGATACAAATGATGGCTATGAACTTGGCTACGCACTCTGTGAAAAATTTTGGAATCAAGGCATTGCCACACAAGCAAGCCAAATGCTTTTAAAATTTTTAAAAAACGAAAATATTCCCTACATCACAGCAACACACGATGAAAATAATCCAAGCAGCGGGAAAATCATGCAAAAAATAGGAATGAAATATTGTTATTCTTACCAAGAGCAATGGAAACCTAAAAATATTTTAGTTGTTTTTAAATTGTATAGGCTAAATCTTACATAA
- the fumC gene encoding class II fumarate hydratase, whose product MEYRIEHDTMGEIKVPNDKYWGAQTERSFENFKIGCEKMPKVLIYAFANLKKSLALVNNKLGKLDDTKKNAIVQACDEIIAGKFDDNFPLAIWQTGSGTQSNMNMNEVIANRATEIMGGDFRKEKLVHPNDHVNMSQSSNDTFPTAMSIVAVEQVEKKLIPALDELIATFEKKVKEFEGIIKIGRTHLQDATPLTLAQEFSGYLSMLLHSKEQIIASLPTLRELAIGGTAVGTGLNAHPELSEKVSEELSKLIGTKFVSSPNKFHALTSHDAINFTHGAMKGLAANLMKIANDIRWLASGPRCGLGELIIPENEPGSSIMPGKVNPTQCEAITMVAVQVMGNDAAIGFAASQGNFELNVFKPVIIYNFLQSLDLLADSMHSFNIHCAIGIEPNREKIDHNLHNSLMLVTALNPHIGYENAAKVAKNAHKKGISLKESAMELGLVSEEDFNKFVDPTKMIGPKA is encoded by the coding sequence ATGGAATACAGAATCGAACACGACACTATGGGTGAGATCAAAGTCCCAAACGACAAGTATTGGGGAGCACAAACTGAGAGAAGTTTTGAAAATTTCAAAATTGGTTGTGAAAAAATGCCTAAGGTTTTAATTTATGCTTTTGCAAATCTCAAAAAATCTCTAGCTTTGGTAAATAACAAGCTTGGCAAACTTGATGATACTAAGAAAAACGCTATTGTGCAAGCTTGCGATGAGATAATCGCGGGTAAATTTGATGATAATTTCCCACTTGCGATTTGGCAAACAGGTTCGGGTACACAAAGTAATATGAATATGAATGAAGTGATTGCAAATCGTGCTACTGAAATTATGGGCGGGGATTTTCGTAAAGAAAAATTAGTGCATCCAAACGATCATGTAAATATGTCTCAAAGCTCAAACGATACTTTCCCAACTGCTATGAGCATAGTTGCGGTAGAGCAAGTAGAGAAAAAACTTATCCCAGCACTTGATGAATTAATCGCTACTTTTGAAAAAAAGGTAAAAGAATTCGAAGGCATTATAAAAATCGGTCGCACGCATTTACAAGATGCAACTCCGCTTACTTTAGCGCAAGAATTTAGCGGATATTTATCTATGCTTTTGCACTCAAAAGAGCAAATCATCGCTTCACTGCCAACTTTAAGAGAATTAGCGATTGGTGGGACAGCAGTAGGAACAGGACTTAATGCACATCCAGAATTAAGCGAGAAAGTAAGTGAAGAGCTTAGTAAACTTATTGGTACAAAATTTGTCTCAAGTCCAAATAAATTCCACGCTTTAACAAGTCATGATGCGATCAATTTTACCCATGGGGCAATGAAAGGCTTGGCTGCAAATTTAATGAAAATAGCAAATGATATCAGATGGCTTGCTTCAGGTCCTAGATGTGGTCTTGGTGAGCTTATTATCCCAGAAAATGAGCCAGGAAGTTCTATTATGCCAGGTAAGGTAAATCCTACTCAATGTGAAGCGATTACTATGGTTGCGGTGCAAGTAATGGGAAATGATGCAGCTATTGGCTTTGCTGCGAGTCAAGGAAATTTCGAGCTTAATGTATTTAAGCCAGTAATTATTTATAATTTCTTGCAAAGTCTTGATTTACTTGCTGATTCTATGCATTCATTTAATATCCATTGTGCCATAGGAATTGAACCAAACCGCGAAAAAATCGATCATAATTTGCACAATTCCTTAATGTTAGTAACTGCATTAAATCCGCATATTGGTTATGAAAATGCAGCAAAAGTAGCTAAAAATGCACATAAAAAAGGCATTTCATTAAAAGAAAGTGCTATGGAATTAGGACTTGTTAGTGAAGAAGACTTTAATAAATTCGTTGATCCTACTAAAATGATAGGTCCAAAAGCTTAA
- the glmS gene encoding glutamine--fructose-6-phosphate transaminase (isomerizing), with product MCGIVGYIGKNEKKQTILNGLKELEYRGYDSAGLAVMKDGDLSFFKAVGKLENLANKCANFTSEGYGFAIGHTRWATHGKPTEINAHPHLGEYSCVIHNGIIENYKEIKDKLESKGIGFLSQTDTEVIVRLFEFYAAQMEVFKAWENTIKELRGAFATLLITKKEPNRVFFAKNAAPLIIGKNSQNEVYFSSGDAPLIGLCEEVIYLEDLSFGYANENELIIYENDQLKQNIFTKLSGDKAYAKKDGFRFFMEKEIYEQSRVMSEVLMGRIQGEEVIFDELENENLNNVDEITLCACGTSYHAAMASAYLFERIAKVKAKVEIASEFRYREAIVKPNSLFIVISQSGETADTLEALKIAKEQGAKTFAICNVDNSNIVRLAHLSLLTRAGIEKGVASTKAFATQVLTLWMLAIFMAQKRNLNVVSEIKALLHTPNCVIVKQNLHEKIHRLSKRYLDGHGFFFIGRDVFYPLALEGALKLKELSYLHAEGYPAGEMKHGPIALADSKLYTIALMPKNMLYEKTKSNVEELIARDSTVLSISPLEFDLSDDFIKTNEQSHYMCEFFEMMVITQLLAMEISIRLGNDVDMPRNLAKSVTVE from the coding sequence ATGTGTGGAATAGTAGGATATATAGGAAAAAACGAAAAAAAACAAACCATTTTAAATGGACTTAAAGAGCTTGAATATCGTGGTTATGATAGCGCGGGATTAGCTGTGATGAAAGATGGAGATTTAAGTTTTTTTAAGGCAGTAGGAAAGCTTGAAAATTTGGCAAACAAATGTGCAAATTTCACAAGCGAAGGTTATGGTTTTGCTATAGGGCACACTAGATGGGCAACCCATGGAAAACCAACAGAAATTAACGCGCATCCGCATTTGGGCGAGTATTCTTGCGTGATTCATAATGGCATTATAGAAAATTATAAAGAGATTAAAGATAAATTAGAAAGTAAAGGCATTGGTTTTTTAAGTCAAACAGATACTGAAGTGATAGTTAGGCTTTTTGAATTTTACGCAGCGCAAATGGAAGTTTTCAAAGCTTGGGAAAATACCATTAAAGAACTTCGTGGAGCTTTTGCTACGCTTTTAATCACAAAAAAAGAGCCAAATCGTGTATTTTTTGCTAAAAATGCAGCCCCTTTAATCATAGGAAAAAATAGTCAAAATGAAGTTTATTTTTCTAGTGGCGATGCGCCTTTAATAGGACTTTGCGAAGAAGTGATTTATCTTGAAGATTTGAGTTTTGGATACGCTAATGAAAACGAGCTTATTATTTATGAAAATGATCAATTAAAACAAAATATTTTTACAAAACTTTCAGGTGATAAGGCTTATGCAAAAAAAGATGGTTTTCGCTTTTTTATGGAAAAAGAAATTTACGAGCAAAGTCGCGTGATGAGTGAAGTTTTAATGGGTAGAATTCAAGGCGAAGAAGTGATTTTTGATGAGCTTGAAAATGAAAATTTAAACAATGTGGATGAGATCACGCTTTGTGCTTGTGGGACAAGTTATCATGCGGCTATGGCAAGTGCTTATTTATTTGAAAGAATTGCAAAAGTTAAGGCTAAAGTAGAAATTGCTAGCGAATTTCGTTATCGAGAAGCCATTGTAAAGCCAAATTCTTTATTTATTGTAATTTCTCAAAGTGGCGAAACAGCTGATACTTTAGAGGCTTTAAAAATCGCAAAAGAACAGGGTGCAAAAACTTTTGCTATTTGTAATGTGGATAATTCTAATATCGTTCGTTTGGCGCACTTAAGTCTTTTAACGCGTGCAGGTATTGAAAAAGGTGTGGCATCAACTAAGGCTTTTGCAACACAGGTTTTAACCCTTTGGATGTTAGCCATTTTTATGGCACAAAAAAGGAATTTAAATGTTGTAAGTGAAATCAAAGCCCTTTTGCATACGCCAAATTGCGTGATTGTGAAACAAAATTTACATGAAAAAATTCATCGTTTATCCAAGCGTTATTTAGATGGACACGGCTTTTTCTTTATAGGAAGAGATGTTTTTTATCCTTTGGCTTTAGAGGGGGCTTTAAAACTTAAGGAATTATCTTACTTACATGCTGAAGGCTATCCGGCTGGAGAAATGAAGCATGGACCTATTGCTTTGGCTGATTCTAAGCTTTATACTATAGCTTTAATGCCAAAAAATATGCTTTATGAAAAAACCAAGTCAAATGTCGAAGAACTTATCGCAAGGGATTCTACTGTGCTTAGCATTTCGCCTTTGGAATTTGATTTGAGTGATGATTTTATCAAAACAAATGAGCAAAGCCACTATATGTGTGAATTTTTTGAAATGATGGTGATCACCCAACTTTTGGCTATGGAAATTTCCATAAGACTTGGCAATGATGTGGATATGCCAAGAAATTTAGCCAAAAGCGTAACGGTTGAATGA